tgacaaatgtaatattatgtattttatagtattttagtgttttactgtaaccatgtggttaatggagttttgcctctgtccttggagataattggattacttcccaattatctccaggatagaggggagggattgtaatgtactgtgggagtgttttaaccctgtatgcctgtgattggttatttttccatttgtgtcccagtcttccatctggtcccctaggggagtgtccaccaggtggaagacctgcataaataccaggcaggtagcccacattaaaccagaccactgcttgaccctcaacatggaccCTCAacaaggacattaggttcccccccttattagtatttagggcccccacccaccgctcaggggtgggggccaggggggaggacattagctcccccccgttattttactgtagggcccccacccaccgctcaggggtgggggccggggggaggacattaggttccccccttattagtatttagggcccctacccctgagcggtgggtgggggccaggggggaggacatcaggttcccgcccttattagtatttagggccccgtgGGGGGGTCCTTTAGTTCAAAAGCCCGCgttgcgggtgggggctcgggaggggggaccccctttttttttttttttaacagtgagcagctacaggctgttcactgtttactagacacgcccctactaaCTGTAtagcgaaccaaaaattttccccatgcacattcctacttttctaacaaccaacttaatacccctacttttaccctctgtgtcgctataccccactccttctagaatgtaagctcattgagcagggccctccacctctctgttcctgtacgtctagctgtctggttacaattacatgtctgttagtccacccattgtacagcgctacggaatctgatggcgctatataaataataaaataataatatattgggtGGGTATAAGGCTGGTATGTTTGAAGTATATTGCGGTGACTATAGGGTGTGTAGTTTGGGGTATATTGTGGTGGGTATAAGATGTGTAGTTGGGGGTATATTGGGGTGGATGGACATTTACAGGATATGGTAGGGTTCTGAATCCCTCCTGGTGGTCTGATTTTAAGTCTCTTTGTCCTCAGGTGATATTTGAGCTGATGCAGGGGGAGAACATGCTGATTGAAGATCTCAATTTGGTGAAGAAGGTAAAGTAGCAGACCCTGCAGAGCATAATTCACCTTCTGCAGAGCATCATTATGTAATTGAATCTCTTCCTGCAGAGCGTTGCTGTGCCTCGGCAGAATATTCATATCTTGCATAGCTGGATGCCCATACCGCAGAGCATCACTGTATTTATTCCCGCAGAGCATCGCTGTGTTTGTTCCCGCAGAGCATTGCTTTCCCACAGCCTCTTACATccttctctctttctccccagaaTTACTATGAGCCAATGTTAAAGCTGGAAATTCTGTCCCAGGACGAGTTAAATCAGATCTTCGGCATCATTGACACATTGCCTTCACTGCATCAGGGTGAGAATTTTCAATCAGTCCATCAGCATAGACCTGGACAACTGACTGACAAGGTGAGCAGGAGAACCCTCCTACAGACAGTGCTCCTGCTCTCCGGCACAGCAACCTTCTGCCATCTTTACCAAGCGTTCCTTGATGTGACCATGTTCCGAAGCTGGCATGGTGGCAATCAGTGGAGGCTGGGCATTGGAAAATTGATAGTTTCCATTGTGCCATGGATTGATGACTGGAGATGTAGTTAGTTTTGAACAGGGCATAGTATCTCATGGGGTTAAGTAGATAGACCCAACTAATCAGGGGTGGAGGCAGTGCACCAACATCTTCAAACTTCATCAGCTACCACTGGAGGAAACCAGCATGTCAATGCGTGAAAGAGGAGCGCCCTGTGTGGGGAGGGTTCCCCATGGTGGGCAAACCAAACTGGAGTCCAGGTAGagtagaggtgggtgttacagtaGTGCATCTGCATCATGGTGGAGCTAAACCAGAGGTGAGTTAACATCTCAGTATTTCAGATGATCTATTCCTAGTCTCTGGGGGAGTTCTGTCACCACACATCGGCTTTAGATATTTTCCCGTCTCCCGGTGGTAGTGAACACTCTCTAATCTTTCATCCCTTTATTTAAATAGTTTTCTGGTTTTATCCTGGTGTGCCCTCAGTCAGCACCATTTCACTTGTTGTGTCTCACATCGGGTTTCATACTTCTACATCCCGGGATTAGAAATGGTGGGCCATGTATTTCTTCGCACTGCTATTTATTTTCCCAGCtggtttatttaaagggacactatagtcacctgaacaactttagcttaacgaagcagttttggtgtatagaacatgcccctgcagcctcactgctcaatcctctgccatttaggagttaaatccctttgtttatgaaccctagtcacacctccctgcatgtgacttgcacagccttccataaacgcttcctgtaaagagagccctatttaggctttctttattgcaagttctgtttaattaagattttcttatcccctgctatgttaatagcttgctagaccctgcaagagcctcctgtatgtgattaaagttcaatttagagattgagatacaattatttaaggtaaattacatctgtttgaaagtgaaaccagttttttgtttcatgcaggctctgtcaatcatagccaggggaggtgtggctagggctgcataaacagaaacaaagtgatttaactcctaaatggcagtgaattgagcagtgaaattgcaggggaatgatctatacactaaaactgctttatttagctaaagtaatttaggtgactatagcgtTCCATTAACAGGATGATCGAGGACAATGGACGGTGGATTGCTACCCTTGTAGTGACAGAGTTTGCTTTACCATCTATCCGCACGCAGATTTGCTGGAGCGCTTGGCAAGATTACGGCATGATGACGGCAGAGTGCAGCAGATTGGACCTACCTTGATGGAGTGGGTAAGTTTGACCTGGGATCTTTACAGCGGGAAACCGGTGGTGACACAAGTATACTTGTAATTGTTATTATTCTGTTTCCAGCTGCCCTGCCTCAACTCCTATAGCACCTACTGCTGTAACCAAGTGGCGGCCAAAGCCCTACTGGACCACAAGAGGAATAGTGCCCCTGTGCAGAACTTTCTGCGTCTGTGCCAGGAATCTGCCTTCAGCCGGAAGCTGGATGTCTGGAGTTTCTTGGACCTGCCCCGGAGCCGGCTGGTGAAATACCCACTTCTGCTAAAGGAATTACTAAAACACACAGCGCTGGATCATCCAGATCACACTCCGCTCAGCCAGTCTGTGAGTTCATTACTGTGTTAGGCTTGGGTAGGCAATGCAGCACATTACTGTGCAAGGCTTCGGTAGGTAACAGGACCCATTACTGTGCCAGGCTTGGGAAGGTAACAGGACCCATTACTGTGCCAGGCTTGGGAAGGTAACAGGACCCATTACTGTGCCAGGCTTGGGAAGGTAACAGGACCCATTACTGTGCCAGGCTTGGGAAGGTAACAGAACCCATTACTGTGCCAGGCTTCGGTAGGTAACAGGACCCATTACTGTGTTAGGCTTGGGAAGGTAAGAGGACCCATTAATGTGCCAGGCTTCAGTAGGTAACAGGACCCATTACTCTGCCAGGGTTGGGAAGGTAAGAGGACCCATTACTGTGCCAGGGTTGGGTAGATAACAGGACCCATTACTGTGCAAGGCTTCGGTAGGTAACAGGACCCATTACTCTGCCAGGCTTGGGAAGGTAAAAGGACCCATTACTGTGCCAGGCTTGGGAAGGTAACACAGCCCATTTACATAATGTAGAAAAAGATTATTATTGGACCTGCAGCCATTACACTCATTGGCAGGGAAGCAAATTTATGATGGCATTATGCTAATATTTCTGATTATCATCCATAACCCCTGACCTGTGCTGCTAGGTGTGTATGATCCAGGAGATTGTCAGCTGGATTAACCGCAAGACGGGAGAAGCAGAGTGTGAATACTATCGAAAGCGGCTGTCCTATCTGTATGAAAATCAAGACGAGGGAGATGTGGCTCGCTCATGCCTGTTGCACTGCCATGGAGAGCTTAAGAACAACAAAGGGCAGGTGGGTGACTTGTTTCCTACCATAGCATCCTTTTCTCTGTGTACTGGCTGAGCTTTCTGTGCGACAAATATCTCAATTCCTGCAGGTATTCACTTCCCAAGAagatacatagaatgtgacggcagataagaaccattcggcccatctagtctgcccaattttctaaatactttcattagtccctgggcttatcttatagttaggatagccttatgcctatcccacgcatgcttaaactcctttactgtgttaacctctaccacttcagctggaaggctattccatgcatccactaccctctcagtaaagtaatacttcctgatgttatttttaaacctttgtccctctaatttaagactatgtcctcttgttgtggtagtttttcttcttttaaatatagtctcctcctttactgtgttgattccctttatgtatttaaatgtttctatcatattccccctgtctcgtctttcctccatgctatacatgttaagatcctttaacctttcctggtaagttttatcctgcaatccatgaaccagtttagtagcccttctctgaactctctctaaggtatcaatatccttctgaagatacggtctccattactgcgtacagtactccaagtgaggtctcaccagtgttctgtacaatggcaatcagcacttccctctttctactgctaatacctctccctatacaaccaagcattctgctagcatttcctgctgctctattacattgtcatcagaaataatcacccctaaatcccttttctcagataaataaagtatatttccTGTTACAGAGATATatgtgggtggattggcgctattagtGCAACAAAAAAATGTGAACAGCAACTACCCCCAAGTGCCAAGTAATCACCAAAAGGCACTGTACAAATACAATaggtgaaaaagaaagaaaaggaggggggtgctatataaacaaaaacacaatattataCTTAGATCTGTACACGGGTAATTCTGTCAGTAATATACTGGATTAATCTagataaataaacacaatgtacatagcataatactgtataaaaaactgtatataaacagtataaggtattgggtcactcacgatctccaGAGCCTATAatagcaggctctgactgtatTTGCTCCTCAAATAGTAACCAGCAGGCTGTTAAATCCAATGGGATCAGCTTTTTCAGCTTCCAAATCCTCCCCCGATCACACCACGGCTCGAAGAGACCAAGTGGGTAAATATAAAGGGATTTATTTTaagatacacataaaatacaaaataatataaaaacatacagggcacaacgcgtttcgacttcCGTCTTCTTCCAAGGTGCATATAGTATGAACGATTCCACTCTCTTTAAATAAGTCCAAAAAATTACAAAGTTCCCGGGCAAAAGTCAGATTCTCTTCCGTGTTGTGACGTCATTTCCGGGTTCCGTCGACGTGGCTTGCGTCATTGACGTCATCACGGATGGATCCATATTCTGCTCTTTAACCCGGATATTATTATATTCGGACGCCATCTTTAAAGGTGGCATCTTATTTTAAAAAGTCCACTTGTTAGTAGGGAAAACAGACCAATTTCAATACTCATTAGTCCACATTTAATACATTCTGCAATGAGGTATATGATACAATAGATAATTTATTTAACAGCATAAGGAGAGAACACATAATAGGTAAGATAATTACCTATCcagaaaatgttaattaaaaatgGCGAAATTCCTAAATTTTAATaaagaataaatgaaaataaaaataaaaaaaaattaaaattaaaaataataaaataaaaaataataaaaaataaaaatagaaaaatagaaaataaaaaataaaataaaataaaaataaataaaaaatgtattttagaaaaaatatgaaaaattctAGTATAGGAATAATgttataaaaaaatcaaaaattaaatttaaattaaatctaCTAAATGAGGGCTTTGTAATTATTGGACTTATTTAAAGAGAGTGGAATCGTTCATACTATATGCACCTTGGAAGAAGACGgaagtcgaaacgcgttgtgccctgtatgtttttatattattttgtattttatgtgtatcttAAAATAAATCCCTTTATATTTACCCACTTGGTCTCTTCGAGCCGTGGTGTGATCGGGGGAGGATTTGGAAGCTGAAAAAGCTGATCCCGTTGGATTTAACAGCCTGCTGGTTACTATTTGAGGAGCAAatacagtcagagcctgctatTATAGGCTCtggagatcgtgagtgacccaatacctgatactgtttatatacagttttttatacagtattatgctatgtacattgtgtttatttatctAGATTAATCCAGTATATTACTGACAGAATTACCCGTGTACAGATCTAAGtataatattgtgtttttgtttatatagcacccccctccttttctttctttttcacccttttctcagatgttgaggttaggactctatcaaatattctgtactctgcccttgggtttttacatccaagatgcattatcttgcacttatccacattaaatgccagttgccacaactctgaccatatttctagtttacctaaatcatttgccatttggcttatccctcctggaacatcaaccctgttacatatcttagtatcatcagtaaaaatacataccttgccatcaagaccttctgcaatatcacaatattaaagagaatgggtccaagtacagatccctgaggtaccccactggtgacaagcccaagcttcgaatatactccaatgactacaaccctctgttgcctgtcactcagccactgtcttacccattcaacaatattggaatccaaactcaaagattgcagtttattgataagccttctatgtgcaacagtgtcaaaagccttactgaaatctaggtaagcaatgtctactgcaccaccctgatctataattttagttacccaatcaaaaaaaatcaataagattagtttggcatgatctccctgaagtaaacccatgttgtctctgattttgaaattaatgtgattttagatgtgcaacaatcctatcttttaacatggtttccatttctTTCCCCACTACGGAAGTAGGGCTTAATGGCCTATagctgcccgactcctccctactacctttcttgtgaatgggcacatcatttgctaacttccaatcttctgggactactcctgttaacaatgattggttcaataaatatgttaatggttttgctagtacatcaCTAAGGTCTTTTAATAAttgtgggtgtattccatcaggccccattgacttatttgtctttacttttgacagttgagcCGAGTGCTTCATCTTAGAGCTGTtaacggaacactatagggtcaggattgggaacacaaacctgtattaaatcaaacacaaacatgtattcctgaccctatagtgttaaaaccaccatctagccaccctgcaAAATtttactaaatatagtaaaatctttcctttattccagtctgctgctgctggctctgcctctgatctgcctgcttggcaggcatcatcagaagttattctgtgagccaatcacaatgcttttccataagattagctgagactgtcaaggaggcagatcaggggcagagccagcacaagccaaacacagccctggccaatcagcatctcctcatagagataaattgaatcaatgaatctccatgaggaaagttcagtgtctgcatacagagggaggagacactgaatgtcagtcacactgtgcagaactgccccaggaagcatctctagcagccatccgaggagtggccagtgaagttatcactaggctgtaatgtaaactctacattttctctgaaacaaacagtgtttactgcaaaaagcctgaagggaatgattatactcaacagaacaaatacaaaaagctgtatactgtacaataagctgtagttgttctggtaaatatagtgtccctttaatgggctGTTTGCTGGTTGAAGAGCTGTTAACAGACTGTTTATTGGTTGAGGAGCATTTTAATGGGCTGTTTGTTGTAGATATATGGAGGATATCACACTCACCAGGCAACCAAGTTGTACCGGATCCGAGGATGGACAAACCCCACTTCtagatatgtaaaataaaatagtagTCCAGGCACTCCGAGGTAATGgccaaaaatagcagctttattggagcaAAAACAGTAATGTTTCGACCCGGTCTGGTCTTtataagcttgataaagacccgacCGGATCGAAATGTTACTGTTTTTGCTCCAATAATGTTGCTATTTTGGCTGTTACCTTGACTGCCTGGACcgctattttattttacatataatgGGCTGTTTGTTGGCTGAggagctgttagtgtgctgtcTGTTGGTTGAGGAGCTGTTAATGGGCTGTCTGTTGGTTGAGGAGCTGTTAATGGGCTGTCTTTTGGTTGAGAAGCTGTTAATGGGCTGTTTGTTGGTTGAGGAAATGTCAATGGAATGTCTGTTGGTTGGGGAGCTGTTAATGGGCTGTCTGTTGGTTGAGGAGCTGTTAATGGGCTGCCTGTTGGTCGATGAGCTGTTAGTTGGCTGAGGAGCTGTTAATGGGTTGACTGTTGTTTGTGGAGCTGTTAACGGGCTGTCTGTTGGTTGAGGAGCTGTTATTGGGCTGTCTGTTGTTTGTGGAGCTGTTAATATGCTGTCTGTTAGTTGATGAGCTGTTAACGGGCTGTCTGTTGGTTGATGAGCTGTTAAAAGGCTGTTTGTTGGCTGAGGAGCTGTTAATGGGCTGTCTGTTTGTTGAGGAGCTGTTAATGGGCTGTCTGTTTGTTGAGGAGCTGTTAATGGGCTGCCTGTTGGTTGGGGAGCTGTTAATGAGCTGTTTGTTGGTTGAAGAGTTGTTAATGGGCTGTCTGTTGGTTGAAGAGTTGTTAATGGGCTGTTTGTTAGCTGAGGAGCTGTTATTGGGCTGCCTGTTGGTTGAGGAGCTGTTATTGGGCTGCCTGTTGGTTGAAGAGCTGTTAATGGGCTGTTTGTTAGCTGAGGAGCTGTTAATGGGCTGTCTGTTGGTTGAGGCTGTCTGTTAATGTGATGTCTATTGAATGAGGGGCTGTTGTGGGTCTGGTGCCTGTTAATTGTTTGATGGGTTTTTGGGGAGCTGCTAATGGGTTATTTGTTGGAAAGGAACAATGGTCAATGGtatgttctttctttttttctctctccagaAGCTACATGTGTTTCTGTTCGAGGCTGTCCTGGTCCTCACACGCCCTGTGTCTCATAATGATCAGTTGCAGTACCAAGTATACCGGCAGCCAATTCCTCTCAGGGAACTGGTGCTGGAGGATCTACCAGATGGAGAGGTGCGAGTAGGTGGGTCCATACGAGGGGCTTTCACCACAGCTAATGAGAAAGGTATCTAACCTGCTTATGGTCTACAAGAAACTTCAATGTTTAAGTCCAATGATTTAATTAATTCTACCCATCTATTTAATATCTATAAGTTATCTGTATATTCTATTGATCCATCCTGCTCTATACTATTTCATGTTTCTAACATATAATCATAACAACAACATAGGATAATATCTGCAGCATCTCTGTTGCTATGGCAACTTATGATAACCACTATCAGTATCGTCTATTAGTGACTACCTAATCCCGGAGATCATATACAGTTAGTTAAGTGTCATTCTGTTGAGGTTTGGGCATTGAAATGAAGTAAGAAtggtatttgttttatatatgggGGAATCGCGCAGTAgatacgtgtttttttttttttttttttaccaagcagTAACATTAGTACTCGTTAGTTATTCGTACACAGCAGTCGGTGAGCAATATGAAGTTACCAATTCAGTGTACGCATAGAATCTCTATCTAAATCAACACATTTTACTCTTTTGCAGCCAAAAATTTTTTCCGGGTGAGTTTCCGGGACCGGTCGAGGGGACAGGCTCACACCTTGCAAGCCAATGACTCCTTTAACAAGCAGCAATGGATTAGCAGCATCCGGCAAGCCATGATATCCTGCCGAGAGCATGGCGCCAGTGAGGGACCCTCCCGTGAAACACCTTGTACCGTGATAGACATCTCTGACCTGAGTCTGAGCTGCCAAGAAGACTGCCAGGGCTAGATGTAATGACTGCTCCTTGCGGCTAAGCTTTCCACATGGAATTTTCTAGATATTTCTATGGTGTATGGTACAATATAATGGCTAAGCTCCATATTGCCAGCTTGATTAATGGTATAGTCTCCAGGATGCAGCTGCCGACACGTGTAAATAACATGAAGCACAGAAAGCACCCCAACCTCAGCCAACAAGACAGCTTCTCATCATCACCGCCATACACGAAGCGTGGAGCTTTATCCGTGGTTTACATTCACACCACGCAGCCACTGGATAGCGGGGGGCTGCCATCACATTTCCCACAACCAGCCAATACAGAGATAGTTCTGAATAAGGTTACATGTGGCAAATAAATCAGACACGGTCAATCAAACACAATATCAATAACCACTTTTATTTCTGATCATATTTCGTGAGACGCAATATGTCCAACTACTAGAACTCTATTCTATGTACCCACTGCTAGctcgaccacctctactggaactgtattctatgtactgactgctggccgaccacctctactggaactctattctatgtactgactgctagctcgaccacctctactggaactctattctatgtactgactgctggccgaccacctctactggaactgtattctatgtactgactgctggccgaccacctctactggaactgtattctatgtactgactgctggccgaccacctctactggaactctattctatgtactgactgctagctcgaccacctctactggaactctattctatgtactgactgctggctcgaccacctctactggaactctattctatgtactgactgctggccgaccacctctactggaactctattctatgtactgactgctggctcgaccacctctactggaactctatTCTATGTACCCCGTGCTGGctcgaccacctctac
This DNA window, taken from Pelobates fuscus isolate aPelFus1 chromosome 9, aPelFus1.pri, whole genome shotgun sequence, encodes the following:
- the LOC134573416 gene encoding rho guanine nucleotide exchange factor 3-like: MAPGGHTMDRDEKSHLVEEGDGDLWQPVQRERSHTTGSQSESSGLKRRKQPQPPPNQVLEEKEPSTKRIKPVTKGLSAASSSPQPKVTPLKKLGLSIQRSIGSKNDSRLFNFSPRTRSWDPGAGPKKRSSKLWSETFSNAREELSSREIKRQEVIFELMQGENMLIEDLNLVKKNYYEPMLKLEILSQDELNQIFGIIDTLPSLHQDLLERLARLRHDDGRVQQIGPTLMEWLPCLNSYSTYCCNQVAAKALLDHKRNSAPVQNFLRLCQESAFSRKLDVWSFLDLPRSRLVKYPLLLKELLKHTALDHPDHTPLSQSVCMIQEIVSWINRKTGEAECEYYRKRLSYLYENQDEGDVARSCLLHCHGELKNNKGQKLHVFLFEAVLVLTRPVSHNDQLQYQVYRQPIPLRELVLEDLPDGEVRVGGSIRGAFTTANEKAKNFFRVSFRDRSRGQAHTLQANDSFNKQQWISSIRQAMISCREHGASEGPSRETPCTVIDISDLSLSCQEDCQG